Proteins found in one Zea mays cultivar B73 chromosome 1, Zm-B73-REFERENCE-NAM-5.0, whole genome shotgun sequence genomic segment:
- the LOC100282224 gene encoding NADH-ubiquinone oxidoreductase B16.6 subunit → MTESLVRNKPGMASIKEMPVLQDGPPPGGFAPVRYARRIPTSGPSATAIFLTAFGAFAYGMYQVGQGNKVRRALKEEKIAARSAILPMLQAEEDERFVKEWKKYLEEEARIMKDVPGWKVGESVYNSGKWMPPATGELRPEVW, encoded by the exons ATGACGGAGTCCCTGGTGCGGAACAAGCCGGGGATGGCCAGCATCAAGGAGATGCCGGTGCTGCAGGACGGGCCGCCGCCGGGCGGTTTCGCGCCCGTGCGCTACGCGCGCCGGATTCCCACCTCGGGCCCCAGCGCCACTGCCATCTTCCTCACGGCCTTCGGCGCCTTCGCGTATGGCATGTACCAGGTCGGTCAGGGGAACAAGGTGCGCCG GGCACTCAAAGAAGAGAAAATTGCTGCTCGTAGTGCTATACTACCGATGCTCCAAGCTGAAGAGGATGAAAG ATTTGTCAAAGAGTGGAagaagtatcttgaggaggaggcgaggattaTGAAAGATGTTCCAGGGTGGAAGGTTGGCGAGAGTGTGTACAATTCCGGGAAATGGATGCCCCCGGccaccggtgagctccgccctgaGGTGTGGTAA
- the LOC100276675 gene encoding Protein UPSTREAM OF FLC-like translates to MEAGGRRLAAGRVEASPERGRPAAYASAGRPAPARPMRRVQIIYYLCRNGQLEHPHFMELAQHPHQPLRLKDVMDRLTLLRGKGMPALFSWSCKRNYKNGYVWNDLSENDVIYPSDGVEYVLKGSEIFPGCSSSDRFQHLRVTDRSPTKPPLALPHMSHNKQYPVDGYGDYDAVEDRDDDELGHSYHHRRTASGRPEKAAAAAVSARAATNRARPVELPVEETSPPSSTSSDKPPPPAALLMQQQQQPGRRATSEVPEPSRPGSMLLQLIACGSTTAPSAAGGGGGPGKCRAEPRRSCGLVSRLSARGGADADEDEDGVGAGTDLGRRFGRLAAEDKEYFSGSIVEGGGGRGTPLPASSLKRSNSYNEERSCRPGGVAGGAAIGEEAMDEGDGGVRGRCIPGRKKPPPQQQQQK, encoded by the exons aTGGAGGCGGGAGGGAGGAGGCTGGCGGCGGGCAGGGTGGAGGCGAGCCCCGAGCGCGGCAGGCCGGCGGCGTACGCGTCGGCGGGGAGGCCGGCGCCGGCGAGGCCCATGCGGAGGGTGCAGATCATCTACTACCTCTGCCGCAACGGGCAGCTGGAGCACCCGCACTTCATGGAGCTCGCGCAGCACCCGCACCAGCCCCTTCGCCTCAAAG ATGTCATGGACAGGCTGACGCTGCTGAGGGGCAAGGGCATGCCGGCTCTCTTCTCGTGGTCCTGCAAGAG GAACTACAAGAACGGGTACGTGTGGAACGACCTGTCGGAGAACGACGTGATCTACCCGTCGGACGGCGTGGAGTACGTGCTCAAGGGCTCCGAGATCTTCCCTGGCTGCTCTTCTTCCG ATCGGTTCCAGCACCTACGCGTGACCGACCGGTCGCCGACGAAGCCGCCGCTGGCGCTCCCTCACATGAGCCACAACAAGCAGTACCCCGTGGACGGCTACGGAGACTACGACGCCGTGGAGGACCGGGACGACGACGAGCTGGGCCACTCGTACCACCACCGCCGGACGGCGTCGGGGCGGCCCGAgaaggccgccgccgccgccgtctcgGCGCGCGCGGCCACCAACCGGGCCCGCCCCGTGGAGCTCCCCGTCGAGGAGACCTCGCCGCCGTCCTCCACGTCCTCGGACAAGCCCCCGCCGCCAGCGGCGCTGCtgatgcagcagcagcagcagccggggaGGAGGGCCACGTCGGAAGTGCCTGAGCCGAGCCGTCCCGGGTCCATGCTGCTGCAGCTCATCGCGTGTGGGTCGACGACGGCGCCGTCCGcggcaggcggcggcggcggcccgggGAAGTGCCGCGCCGAGCCGAGGCGGAGCTGCGGCCTCGTGAGCCGGCtctcggcccgcggcggcgcggacgcggacgaggacgaggacggtGTGGGCGCGGGGACCGACCTgggccgccggttcggccgcctcgccGCCGAGGACAAGGAGTACTTCAGCGGCAGCATcgtggagggcggcggcggcaggggcacgcCGCTGCCGGCGTCGTCGCTCAAGCGCTCCAACTCGTACAATGAGGAGAG GAGCTGTAGGCCCGGCGGCGTTGCTGGTGGTGCCGCCATCGGCGAGGAGGCCATGGATGAAGGCGACGGAGGGGTCAGGGGAAGATGCATCCCGGGGAGGAAAAAGCCgccgccgcagcagcagcagcagaaatAG
- the LOC100285961 gene encoding T-complex protein 1 subunit gamma, which produces MALHAPVLVLKDSLKRESGAKVHQANIQAAKAVADIIRTTLGPRSMLKMLLDASGGIVVTNDGNAILREIDIAHPAAKSMIELSRTQDEEVGDGTTSVIVLAGEMLHVAQAFIDKNYHPTVICRAYTKALDDAIAVLDKIAMAVDVNDRGAMLGLVKSSIGTKFTGQFGDLIADLAIDATTTAGVDLGQGMREVDIKKYIKVEKVPGGQLEDSRVLKGVMINKDVVAPGKMRRKIVNPRIILLDCPVEYKKGENQTNAELMKEEDWQVLLEMEEEYIKNLCGQILKFKPDLVITEKGLSDLAIHYLSKAGVSAIRRLRKTDNNRIAKACGAVIVNRPEELQESDVGTRAGLFEVKKIGDEFFSFIVDCKDPKACTVLLRGASKDVLNEVERNLQDAMSVARNILKNPKLLPGGGATELTVSATLKQKSSSVEGVEKWPYEAAALAFEAIPRTLAQNCGLNVIRIMTQLQGKHANGENAWVGIDGRTGDIVDMKERKIWDSYSVKAQTFKTAIEAACMLLRIDDIVSGIKKKQAPGASAPKQPQIETEGDADNEQMIPE; this is translated from the exons ATGGCGCTTCACGCCCCGGTCCTCGTTCTGA AGGACTCGCTGAAGCGGGAGTCTGGCGCGAAGGTTCACCAAGCCAACATCCAGGCGGCCAAG GCTGTCGCTGACATCATACGCACTACATTGGGTCCCAGATCCATGCTGAAAATGCTTCTGGATGCTAGTGGAG GTATTGTGGTTACTAATGATGGTAATGCCATTTTGAGGGAAATAGACATTGCACACCCTGCTGCCAAG TCTATGATCGAACTAAGTCGTACACAGGATGAAGAAGTTGGTGATGGCACTACATCTGTCATTGTTCTAG CTGGAGAGATGCTACATGTTGCACAGGCATTCATCGACAAGAACTACCATCCAACTGTTATTTGCCGAG CATATACCAAAGCGCTTGATGATGCTATTGCTGTACTTGACAAAATTGCAATGGCTGTTGATGTGAATGATC GTGGGGCAATGCTAGGCCTTGTGAAGAGCTCCATTGGTACGAAATTCACTGGCCAGTTTGGTGACCTTATTGCT GACCTTGCTATTGATGCTACTACAACAGCAGGTGTTGACCTTGGTCAGGGTATGCGTGAAGTTGATATCAAGAAATACATTAAAGTTGAAAAGGTTCCTGGTGGTCAGTTGGAGGATTCTAGAGTCCTTAAAGGAGTTATGATCAATAAGGATGTCGTGGCTCCTGGGAAAATGAGGAGAAAGATAGTAAACCCCCGTATCATCCTGTTGGACTGCCCTGTTGAGTATAAGAAAGGAGAAAATCAGACCAACGCTGAGTTGATGAAGGAAGAAGATTG GCAGGTTCTGTTAGAGATGGAGGAAGAATACATAAAGAACCTGTGCGGTCAAATTCTAAAATTCAAGCCTGATTTAGTCATAACTGAGAAAGGGCTCAGTGATCTCGCTATCCATTATTTGAGCAAGGCTGGGGTTAGTGCAATCCGTAGACTTAGGAAAACTGACAACAACAGGATTGCTAAAGCTTGTGGAGCAGTTATAGTGAACAGGCCTGAGGAGCTCCAAGAATCTGATGTTGGAACAAGAGCTGGCCTGTTCGAGGTTAAGAAGATAGGTGATGAGTTCTTTTCCTTTATTGTTGACTGTAAAGATCCCAAGGCATGTACTGTTCTGTTGAGGGGAGCAAGCAAGGATGTATTGAATGAAGTTGAGAGAAACCTGCAG GATGCCATGTCCGTTGCAAGGAACATTTTGAAAAATCCAAAACTCCTTCCTGGAGGTGGCGCTACAGAGCTGACTGTATCAGCAACACTGAAGCAAAAGAGTTCTTCAGTTGAaggtgtggaaaag TGGCCCTATGAAGCTGCTGCTCTAGCATTTGAGGCAATTCCAAGGACTTTGGCCCAAAATTGCGGTTTGAATGTTATTAGGATAATGACACAACTTCAAGGAAAG CATGCTAATGGTGAAAATGCGTGGGTTGGCATTGATGGAAGGACTGGTGATATTGTCGATATGAAAGAGCGAAAG ATCTGGGATTCCTACAGTGTTAAAGCACAAACGTTCAAGACAGCAATTGAGGCTGCTTGCATGCTTTTGAGAATCGATGACATTGTCAGCGGTATCAAGAAGAAGCAGGCTCCTGGAGCCTCAGCTCCAAAGCAACCCCAAATTGAAACTGAGGGCGATGCTGACAATGAGCAGATGATTCCAGAGTAG